A section of the Thermoleophilaceae bacterium genome encodes:
- a CDS encoding M67 family metallopeptidase yields MRMTKAQWDELVAHAREDAPNECCGYMRMDDGRVAETVRAKNLRESPYGYELDPKSLFAVNDLDDEGHGVAIYHSHPRSLAEPSQTDINLAHYPHWLYLIVSLAGEPEVRAWRINDGRVEEEPIDVE; encoded by the coding sequence ATGCGGATGACGAAGGCGCAATGGGACGAGCTCGTGGCGCACGCGCGCGAGGACGCGCCGAACGAGTGCTGCGGCTACATGCGGATGGATGACGGGCGCGTGGCGGAGACGGTGAGGGCGAAGAACCTGCGCGAGTCGCCGTACGGGTACGAGCTCGACCCGAAAAGCCTCTTCGCGGTGAACGACCTCGACGACGAGGGACACGGCGTGGCCATCTACCACTCGCACCCGCGCAGCCTCGCGGAGCCGTCCCAGACGGACATCAACCTGGCCCACTACCCGCACTGGCTCTACCTGATCGTCTCGCTCGCGGGCGAGCCGGAGGTGAGGGCCTGGCGGATCAACGACGGTCGTGTCGAGGAAGAACCCATCGACGTCGAGTAG
- a CDS encoding twin-arginine translocase TatA/TatE family subunit, which produces MPNVGPLELIVVLIIALIVLGPKRLPEVGRSVGKGMREFKDAISGEHEQEPRENLPGPPE; this is translated from the coding sequence ATGCCGAACGTTGGTCCGCTCGAGCTGATCGTCGTGCTGATCATCGCGCTCATCGTGCTCGGCCCCAAGCGGCTGCCAGAGGTTGGCCGCTCGGTGGGCAAGGGGATGCGCGAATTCAAGGACGCAATCAGCGGCGAGCACGAACAAGAGCCCAGGGAAAACCTCCCCGGCCCTCCTGAGTGA
- a CDS encoding class II glutamine amidotransferase: MCRLFGLATGTEPVKATFWLLEAPDSLAQQSRQNPDGYGLATYHPEVEVEKRPVAAYEDEEFAREAKERESPAFLAHVRYASTGKVAPENTHPFEHDGRTFAHNGHIEGLHVLEERLGDYRRLVRGDTDSERFFALAMKETDANGGDPGAGLAAAARWVAANLPLYALNCLLTTGTDMWALRYPDTHDLLMLERAEGGPSGARHFDGASAAGRIRVRSGALAGCRAVVFATEQMDEDAAWRNLEPGELVHVDRDLGITTEIAVDHAPAHTLRLEDLLPHAAESQR, translated from the coding sequence ATGTGCCGCCTGTTCGGCCTCGCCACAGGCACCGAGCCGGTGAAGGCGACGTTCTGGCTGCTCGAGGCGCCCGACTCGCTCGCCCAGCAGAGCCGGCAGAACCCGGACGGCTACGGCCTGGCCACCTACCACCCGGAGGTCGAGGTGGAGAAGCGGCCGGTGGCCGCGTACGAGGACGAGGAGTTCGCGCGCGAGGCGAAGGAGCGGGAGTCCCCGGCGTTCCTGGCGCACGTCCGGTACGCGTCCACCGGAAAGGTCGCTCCCGAGAACACGCACCCCTTTGAGCACGACGGGCGCACGTTCGCTCACAACGGGCACATCGAGGGCCTCCACGTGCTGGAGGAGCGACTCGGCGACTACCGCCGGCTTGTCCGCGGCGACACGGATTCGGAGCGCTTCTTCGCACTCGCCATGAAGGAGACCGATGCGAACGGCGGCGACCCCGGAGCCGGCCTCGCCGCGGCCGCGCGCTGGGTGGCCGCCAACCTCCCGCTCTATGCGCTCAACTGCCTGCTCACCACCGGCACTGACATGTGGGCGCTGCGCTATCCCGACACCCACGACCTGCTGATGCTCGAGCGTGCCGAGGGCGGCCCGAGCGGGGCGCGGCATTTCGACGGCGCGAGCGCGGCTGGCCGGATCCGCGTGCGCTCGGGCGCGCTCGCGGGCTGCCGCGCGGTGGTGTTCGCCACCGAGCAGATGGACGAGGACGCCGCCTGGCGCAATCTCGAGCCCGGCGAGCTCGTGCACGTGGACCGCGATCTCGGCATCACGACCGAGATCGCGGTCGATCATGCGCCGGCGCACACACTGCGCCTCGAGGACCTGCTGCCGCACGCGGCGGAGTCGCAGCGTTAG
- a CDS encoding penicillin acylase family protein, with protein MRRLLWGVAAGWLAVLALCASASAQLPLPVPLPTLPVVGGGGPAPQPYGANDGGGFRNILPPGENGFDNAAQLAAFEATKARPPHNDDQLGMYSNLIYAAPGLTEAQIPSYFKDATFGVQPNDVESTESPRSDVTIERDKGFGVPHVYGATRAGTMFGLGYATAEDRLFFIDILRHLGRAELTSFAGGAPGNQAFDQQQWATAPYTEADLTKQVNQFTQLYGADGDQVEQDVLNYIAGINQYIAEARINPLKMPGEYDAINQPQGPTDFKPEDLIAIASLVGGIFGNGGGNELASAQVYEAALKRFGRKRGPKVWSDFRSANDPEAPTTVHTGKRFPYDRYAKKTARGSRALPDPGTLKTTLGQGISHSSSAASQASTSRSGLASGLQGLFAFPHANSNALVVSAAHSVSGHPLAVFGPQVAYFAPEILMEEDVHGPGIDARGAAFPGVNLYVELGHGRDYAWSATSAGSDISDTWALPLCEPNGAKPTVNSNYYLYKGACRQMETLTRHNSWTPNLADSTPAGSETLTAQRTALGLVAGRATIKGKPVAYVKDRTTYFHEVDSALGFKDINDPNKVTGPHDFQVAMSKVGYTFNWFYVDNKHTAYFNSGNDPVRPRGPNYDLPVWGRKKWLWKGFNDQLNTARYLAFSKHPQVIDQDWMTSWNNKQAPGFHAADNQWGYGPVYRSQMLDESLKPQVAHGKKTTLAGVINAMENAGTVDMRADRLLPLAFKLLGKPRNATAAHALAELKAWHASGSHRIDRNRDGSYDNADAVRIMDAWWPLWLKGEFEPVLGSNLFGKLENIISLDNPPNNEGQHLGSAYQDGWWGYVSKDLRRLLGRRERGRYSRIYCGAGHSGRQSRKRMLRGCRSQLLNSLIKAARTPASSLYKDDVCSAQGQPDSQTCFDKVYFRPLGAVTQPLIPWINRPTFQQVVEVQNHR; from the coding sequence GTGCGACGTCTGCTTTGGGGAGTGGCGGCGGGATGGCTCGCGGTGCTGGCGCTTTGCGCGTCCGCGAGCGCGCAGCTTCCGCTGCCCGTGCCGCTTCCCACGCTTCCCGTGGTGGGCGGCGGCGGGCCTGCCCCGCAGCCCTACGGAGCCAACGACGGCGGCGGCTTCCGCAACATCCTGCCGCCGGGCGAGAACGGCTTCGACAACGCCGCGCAGCTCGCCGCCTTCGAGGCCACCAAGGCGAGGCCGCCGCACAACGACGACCAGCTCGGGATGTACAGCAACCTGATCTACGCCGCTCCCGGGCTCACCGAGGCGCAGATCCCGAGCTACTTCAAGGACGCGACCTTCGGGGTGCAGCCGAACGATGTGGAGAGCACGGAGAGCCCGCGCTCGGACGTGACGATCGAGCGTGACAAGGGCTTCGGCGTCCCGCACGTGTACGGCGCCACTCGCGCGGGCACGATGTTCGGCCTCGGCTACGCCACCGCGGAGGACCGGCTCTTCTTCATCGACATCCTCCGCCACCTCGGCCGCGCGGAGCTCACGAGCTTCGCCGGCGGCGCGCCGGGCAACCAGGCGTTCGACCAGCAGCAGTGGGCCACGGCGCCGTACACCGAGGCGGACCTGACCAAGCAGGTGAACCAGTTCACGCAGCTCTACGGCGCGGACGGCGATCAGGTGGAGCAGGACGTTCTCAACTACATCGCCGGCATCAACCAGTACATCGCCGAAGCGCGGATCAACCCGCTGAAGATGCCGGGCGAGTACGACGCCATCAACCAGCCTCAGGGCCCGACGGACTTCAAGCCCGAGGACCTGATCGCCATCGCCTCGCTCGTGGGTGGCATCTTCGGCAACGGCGGCGGCAACGAACTCGCTTCCGCGCAGGTGTACGAGGCGGCGCTGAAGCGGTTCGGGAGGAAGCGCGGGCCCAAGGTGTGGAGCGACTTCCGCTCTGCAAATGACCCCGAGGCGCCGACCACGGTGCACACCGGCAAGAGGTTCCCGTACGACAGGTACGCGAAGAAGACCGCCAGGGGCAGCCGTGCGCTGCCGGACCCGGGCACGTTGAAGACCACGCTCGGCCAGGGAATCAGCCACTCCTCCTCGGCGGCGAGCCAGGCGAGCACCAGCCGCTCCGGCCTCGCCAGCGGGCTGCAGGGCCTGTTCGCCTTCCCGCACGCGAACTCGAACGCGCTCGTGGTGTCCGCCGCGCATTCGGTGTCCGGCCATCCGCTCGCCGTGTTCGGGCCGCAGGTGGCGTACTTCGCCCCGGAGATCCTGATGGAGGAGGACGTGCACGGGCCGGGCATCGACGCTCGCGGCGCCGCCTTCCCGGGCGTGAACCTCTACGTGGAGCTCGGCCACGGGCGCGACTACGCGTGGAGCGCCACCTCCGCCGGCAGCGACATCTCGGACACGTGGGCGCTGCCTCTCTGCGAGCCGAACGGGGCCAAGCCGACGGTGAACTCCAACTACTACCTGTACAAGGGCGCCTGCCGCCAGATGGAGACGCTCACGCGGCACAACAGCTGGACGCCCAACCTCGCCGACTCCACGCCGGCCGGCAGCGAGACCCTCACGGCACAGCGCACCGCGCTTGGACTCGTGGCCGGCCGCGCCACGATCAAGGGCAAGCCGGTGGCCTACGTGAAGGACCGCACCACCTACTTCCACGAGGTGGACTCCGCGCTCGGATTCAAGGACATCAACGATCCGAACAAGGTCACCGGCCCGCACGACTTCCAGGTGGCGATGTCGAAGGTGGGCTACACGTTCAACTGGTTCTACGTCGACAACAAGCACACCGCCTACTTCAACTCCGGCAACGACCCGGTGCGCCCGCGCGGGCCGAACTACGACCTTCCGGTGTGGGGCAGGAAGAAGTGGCTGTGGAAGGGCTTCAACGATCAGCTCAACACCGCGCGGTACCTCGCCTTCAGCAAGCATCCGCAGGTGATCGACCAGGACTGGATGACGAGCTGGAACAACAAGCAGGCGCCCGGCTTCCACGCGGCCGACAACCAGTGGGGCTACGGGCCCGTGTACCGCTCGCAGATGCTCGACGAAAGCCTCAAGCCGCAGGTGGCGCATGGCAAGAAGACCACGCTGGCCGGCGTGATCAACGCGATGGAGAACGCCGGGACCGTGGACATGCGTGCTGACCGGCTGCTGCCGCTCGCGTTCAAGCTCCTCGGCAAGCCGAGGAACGCGACCGCCGCGCACGCGCTCGCCGAGCTGAAGGCCTGGCACGCGTCCGGATCGCACCGCATCGATCGCAACAGGGACGGCAGCTACGACAACGCGGACGCCGTGCGCATCATGGACGCCTGGTGGCCGCTGTGGCTGAAGGGCGAGTTCGAGCCTGTGCTCGGCAGCAACCTGTTCGGCAAGCTCGAGAACATCATCTCGCTCGACAACCCGCCCAACAACGAGGGCCAGCACCTCGGCTCGGCCTACCAGGACGGCTGGTGGGGCTATGTGTCGAAGGACCTGCGTCGGCTGCTCGGGCGGCGCGAGCGCGGCAGGTACTCGCGCATCTACTGCGGCGCCGGCCACTCCGGCAGGCAGTCACGCAAACGCATGCTTCGCGGGTGCCGAAGCCAGCTCTTGAACTCGCTGATCAAGGCCGCGCGGACGCCCGCCTCGTCCCTCTACAAGGACGACGTCTGCTCGGCGCAGGGCCAACCGGACAGCCAGACGTGCTTCGACAAGGTGTACTTCCGCCCGCTCGGCGCGGTCACGCAGCCGCTGATTCCGTGGATCAACCGGCCCACCTTCCAGCAGGTCGTGGAAGTGCAAAATCACCGCTAG
- a CDS encoding acyl-CoA dehydrogenase family protein, with protein MDFTPTPQVESLLERIKEFNEEHVFPVEMELLRALDEEVTVHTPRAYPQGLVELRERAKGEGLWNLFMPDERYGAGLTNWEYGMLCEEMGRSVIAPMVYNCSAPDTGNMEILAEHGTGEQVERWLRPLLEGEIRSCFSMTEPDTSGSDPTGLHTRAELDGDEWVINGHKWFTSGAVGASIAIAMVVTDPDAAPHKRASMILVPTDTPGFNLIRPVPVMGHDGGPGHCEIRYEDCRVPAANVLGERGAGFKIAQDRLGPGRIHHCMRAIGGAERAFEIMCRRANEREAFGGKLAEKQFVQDFVARSRMEIHGARLMVLHAAWKMDTEGKRAARQEISMIKVVAANVFMDVLDRAIQVLGALGVSDDTPVAAMWRHGRMLRIADGPDEVHKMVIALRELNRFKVEEPQPVAS; from the coding sequence ATGGACTTCACTCCCACTCCGCAGGTCGAGAGCCTGCTTGAACGCATCAAGGAGTTCAACGAGGAGCACGTCTTCCCGGTCGAGATGGAGCTGCTCAGGGCGCTCGACGAGGAGGTGACCGTACACACGCCGCGCGCGTATCCCCAGGGGCTCGTGGAGTTGCGCGAGCGCGCGAAGGGCGAGGGGTTGTGGAACCTCTTCATGCCGGACGAGCGCTACGGCGCCGGGCTCACCAACTGGGAGTACGGGATGCTCTGCGAGGAGATGGGCCGCAGCGTGATCGCGCCGATGGTCTACAACTGCTCGGCGCCCGACACGGGCAACATGGAGATCCTCGCTGAGCACGGCACCGGCGAGCAGGTGGAGCGCTGGCTGCGGCCGCTGCTCGAGGGCGAGATCCGCAGCTGCTTCTCGATGACCGAGCCGGACACCTCGGGGTCCGATCCCACGGGGCTTCACACGCGCGCCGAGCTGGACGGCGACGAGTGGGTGATCAACGGCCACAAGTGGTTCACGAGCGGGGCGGTGGGAGCGTCGATCGCGATCGCCATGGTGGTCACCGATCCGGATGCGGCGCCGCACAAGCGCGCGAGCATGATCCTCGTGCCCACCGACACGCCGGGCTTCAACCTCATCCGTCCGGTGCCGGTGATGGGCCACGACGGCGGCCCAGGTCACTGCGAGATCCGTTACGAGGACTGCCGGGTGCCGGCTGCGAACGTGCTCGGCGAGCGCGGTGCCGGCTTCAAGATCGCGCAGGACCGCCTCGGCCCCGGCCGCATCCACCACTGCATGCGAGCGATCGGTGGCGCCGAGCGCGCCTTCGAGATCATGTGCCGGCGCGCGAACGAGCGCGAGGCGTTCGGCGGCAAGCTCGCGGAGAAGCAGTTCGTGCAGGACTTCGTGGCGCGCTCGCGGATGGAGATCCACGGCGCTCGGCTGATGGTGCTGCACGCCGCCTGGAAGATGGACACCGAGGGCAAGCGGGCCGCGCGGCAGGAGATCTCGATGATCAAGGTGGTGGCGGCCAACGTGTTCATGGACGTGCTCGACCGCGCGATCCAGGTGCTCGGGGCGCTCGGCGTGTCCGACGACACGCCGGTGGCGGCCATGTGGCGCCACGGGCGGATGCTGCGCATCGCCGACGGGCCCGACGAGGTCCACAAGATGGTGATCGCGCTGCGCGAGCTGAACAGGTTCAAGGTCGAAGAGCCCCAGCCGGTCGCGTCGTGA
- a CDS encoding acyl-CoA dehydrogenase family protein, translating into MTVAPPASALGLTDEQRHFVESIRDFCAREFGTTEKLAELTGGFTDPHNHEIAKKMAELGWYGLCIPEEYGGSGGTFLDAVLFLEEFTRGQAPVGAYAVTLIVVGALNRFGTEEQKRDLLGRVAAGGTLAIAMSEPESGSDVASLKTSAVRENGEWVLNGSKMWCSFAHKASHVLIVCRSERTDNPHEGMSMILVPRETEGFTITPIETLGGEDTNELHLDNVRVPEDALLGSEGAGWMQLMAGLNNERVILGATALGLAQRAFDDALAYAKERRQFGRPVGTFQALQHKFADMATDLTRTRLLVHWVARMTDEDPGRMLPQEASMAKLAATELAKRCALEGLQIMGGYGYATEYPMERHLRTAVVTTIYGGTSEIQKNIIAKTLGL; encoded by the coding sequence GTGACTGTTGCCCCACCTGCATCAGCTCTCGGCCTTACCGACGAGCAGCGCCACTTCGTTGAGTCGATCCGCGACTTCTGCGCGCGCGAGTTCGGCACCACGGAGAAGCTGGCCGAGCTCACGGGCGGCTTCACCGACCCGCACAACCACGAGATCGCGAAGAAGATGGCCGAGCTCGGCTGGTACGGGCTCTGCATTCCCGAGGAGTACGGCGGCTCCGGCGGCACGTTCCTCGACGCCGTGCTCTTCCTCGAGGAGTTCACGCGCGGGCAGGCGCCGGTGGGCGCGTACGCGGTAACGCTCATCGTGGTGGGCGCGCTCAACCGCTTCGGCACCGAGGAGCAGAAGCGCGACCTGCTCGGGAGAGTGGCGGCCGGCGGCACGCTCGCGATCGCGATGTCCGAGCCCGAGTCCGGCTCGGACGTGGCGTCGCTCAAGACGAGCGCTGTGCGCGAGAACGGCGAATGGGTGCTGAACGGCTCGAAGATGTGGTGCTCGTTCGCCCACAAGGCGAGCCACGTCCTGATCGTCTGCCGCAGCGAGCGCACCGACAATCCCCACGAGGGCATGTCGATGATCCTCGTGCCGCGCGAGACCGAGGGCTTCACGATCACGCCGATCGAGACGCTCGGCGGCGAGGACACCAACGAGCTCCACCTCGACAACGTGCGGGTGCCCGAGGACGCGCTGCTCGGCAGCGAGGGCGCGGGCTGGATGCAGCTCATGGCCGGGCTGAACAACGAGCGGGTGATCCTCGGGGCCACCGCGCTCGGCCTCGCGCAGCGCGCGTTCGACGACGCTCTCGCCTACGCGAAGGAGCGGCGACAGTTCGGCCGCCCCGTCGGGACCTTCCAGGCGCTCCAGCACAAGTTCGCGGACATGGCCACCGACCTCACGCGCACGCGCCTGCTCGTGCACTGGGTCGCCCGGATGACGGACGAGGATCCGGGCCGGATGCTCCCGCAGGAGGCGTCGATGGCCAAGCTGGCGGCCACCGAGCTGGCCAAGCGCTGCGCCCTCGAGGGGCTGCAGATCATGGGCGGCTACGGCTACGCCACCGAGTATCCGATGGAGCGCCACCTGCGCACCGCGGTGGTGACCACCATCTACGGCGGCACCTCCGAGATTCAGAAGAACATCATCGCGAAGACGCTCGGTCTCTAG